In Siphonobacter curvatus, the genomic window TTAGCGATGGCTAGCTCTACGCGAAAGTAGGCGGGAAAACCCAGGTGTTGAAAAGCTTTCTCCATCTCTGGACTCGTCAGGTATAGATAGGCCGAAAAGCTCATCATCACCGCTACTAGTCCAGTAGTAATCCAGTAAATAAGGTTCGTTGCTTTCATTGTTCTGTTTTTTGAAACAAAAGTATGTACCTTTACTTACCAAAAGTTAGCAGTATACAAAAGGTTAGTGGTAACCTTTGGGTTAGTCTAAGGCCTCAAAATCAGCTATTATGTTTCAGCTAGAAGAAGAACTTCCGTTGTCTGCTCAGGCCTGTACCAACAAGCTAGCATCCATTGGCGATGCTTTGTACGTCATTGGCGGAAAGTGGAAACTACGAATCATCCTCGCCCTGCAGGAAGGAAAAAAGCGATTTAATGAGATTCAACGGGCGGTAGAAGGAATCTCGGCCCGGGTACTTTCTCACGAGCTAAAAGAGCTGGAAATCAACGGATTCATTAAACGGGTGGTGTATACCGAAACGCCCGTGGTTATTGAATATGAACTGACCCAATACAGTGATACGCTGCAGGACGTACTAGAATCCCTGAGTAAATGGGGAGAAATGCACCGACGACGAATCATGCATGTACCCGTGAATGAATAAAAAAGCCCCCGCTTATAGCTAAGCGGGGGCTTTTTTATATACTACTATCCCTATTAAAAGTCTTCGGCTTCGGTTCCGGCCAGCGGAAATGAAATCGTAAAGGCCGTACCTACACCCACCTCTGATTCGACATCAATACGGGCTTTATGGGACTGGACAATACTCAGCGTAGCGGCCAGACCCAGTCCGATTCCATTGTTTTTAGACGTAAAATAAGGTTCAAACAAACGACCCAAATTCTCCGCTGGAATGCCTGATCCGTTGTCTTCAATGGTTACGTAACAGAAGTCACCGGCTACGTGGTTTTGCACGTGAAGAATACCTATTTCAGGTTCCATGGCTTCAATGGCATTGACAATGATATTGAGAATCGCAATTTTGATTTTCTCCTTGTCAACCTTTACGAAGCAATCTTCGCCGTAATCTTTCTGTAGCGTAATGTTTTTTAATTGAACCCGGTCCATCGCCAGGGCTAGCGTCTCGTCGAGAATCTGGTGGATTGAGAAATCGGCCAGATTGATTTCTGCCTGCCGGGAGGAATTCAGAAGTTCCGAAATCAAATCATTAATCCGCTGAGAGTTGCGTTTGATGATTTGAGGATACATCAGCAAGGTATCGTCTTCCATGCCCGTGAGCAGTTCGTCCGCCGATAAATTGATGTTGGTGAGCGGATTACGTACTTCGTGAGCCAGCGTGCGTACGAGGCGGGCTGTAGCCGCCAGTTTCTCCGTAAGCAAGGTGTCTCGTTCGGCCTTCTTTCGAGCCGTAATATCGTGGACAATTCCCTGAATCTGCCGCACCCCAAAGCCATCACTCTGTACACTGGCGTATATCGTACAGTATCGTTTTTCTCCCTGACTAGTCAGTAAGGCCACCTCAAAGTCTTCGATTTCGCCGAATTGATCGAGTATGGAAGAAAAAATAGCGTAGCGTTCCGTGCTTTCGAAAAGTTCGGGCATCCGCTTTTGGGTAAAATCTTCCGGAGTATAGCCCAGTAATTCGCTACCGTTTGGATTGACGTATAAGAATTCACCCGAAGGACTCGCCAGAAAAATCATTTCCCGCAATTGATTGAACAAACTCCGGTACCGGCGTTCGCTCTCGCGCAGGGTGTTAAGCGTAGCCGCCCGCTCAAGTGCGTAGCGAATACAGCGTTCGAGTTTTTCGGCGTTCAAATCCCGTTTCACCAGGTAATCCACAGCTCCCCGTTTCGTGGCTTCTTCATCCACTTTACGGTCTCCACGACCCGTCAGTAGTACCATGGGTGTAGACAACCCAATGGCGTGCACTTCTTCGATAAGGTCAAGGCCCGTTTTGGCTCCGAGAAAGAAATCTACGAAAGCAATTTGGGGATTACTGGTCTTGAGTTTTTCCAGGGCACTGGAATAGCTATTGGCCCACTCTAACGCAAACTGACTGCCTGGGATGTCTCGCAGGTAGTCACTCGTGAGCAGGTAATCGTCCTCATCGTCATCCACGATTAAGACTTTCGTCACATTATTCATAATTTCTCCCTGCTCGCCAGAGAGCATTTAAAGGTGAAACGAAGGTATAGGTTATTTCGAAGGCGAAGGTAATAGAACCGTTTCAAACCAATACCGCCCAATAGACTGGGCAACTTCGATAAAATCCTTAGCACTTATCGGTTTAGAGATGAAACAATTCACGCCCAAATTATAACTCTTGAAAATATCTTCCTCTGCGTGCGAAGTCGTCAAAACAATAACCGGAATGCTTCGTAATTCTGGATGCGACTTGATGTGCTGTAAGGCCTGACGACCATCCATACGAGGCATATTCAAATCCAGTAAAATTAAGCCAGGTCGTGGACTGCGTTCGGGATCGACGTAGATTCCTTGACGAAACAGATAGTCGATCAAGGCCAGACCATCCGTTACCATCTGTATTTGGCTAAAAACGAAATTTCCTTCGAAAGCCTCCCGAGTCATTTCCCGGTCCTCTTCATCATCGTCGGCAATGAGTAGCACGACCGGTTTTTTGAGATTGTGTTTCATGACGCTCCTAAACAAGTGGGCGGGAGGGATAAGGGTACGCTACATTCCTACCTCATTTAACGGATGCTTTCTGTTGTTGAGGAAAGATCAGTACGAACGAAGCACCCTGACCCGGTTCACTTTGAGCGTAAATGATTCCACCGTGATTTTCAACAATCCGTTTACAGATGGCCAATCCCATACCCGCTCCTTCGTATTCAGAACGGCCATGTAATCGTTTAAATAAAGTAAAAATCTGTTCCGACTGTCCGGGTTCAAAACCAATACCGTTATCGCTAACCGTGATTTTATGGTATATGGTGCCCGGTACGAAGCGGTGCTCTGCTATCTCCTGACGGTTGAGTAGACTTGACAAGATCCTTAAGCGAGGCTTCCGATCAGGACTAGTGAACTTCAGGGCGTTACTCAGTAAATTCTGAAACAACTGGTGCATTTGAGTGGGCAGGGAAGAAAGGGTCGGTAGTGGACCTACTTCGACTTCTGCTTCCGTTTCCGTTAACCGTAATTCAAAATCACTGAGTACGTTCTTGACAACCTCATTTAGGTTGACGGGGGTAAACGGCTCCTCTGGACGCGAAATTCTGGAGTAACCAAGCAGACTTTCAATGAGCAATTTCATTCGCTGCGTAGCTCCGAGCATTCGGGAAAGATAGTGTTTGCCTTCTTCTCCCAGATTTTCCTGATAACGGCTCGTCAGTCGTTCGCCGAAAGAAGTAATCTTGCGAAGTGGTTCCTGTAAGTCGTGTGAAGCAATATAGGCAAACTGCTCGAGTTCAAAATTGGATCGATCCAGCGCGTCCATTTTCGACTTGAGCTCCTGCTCAAAGAGGTAATGAGCAGTGAGATCAGCCGTGATGCCTACCAAACGTACATCTGGTGTTTCAGGGCTCACAAGCACATTCCCCCGACTCATGAGTACGAGTTCATGGCCCGTATAGTCTAGAATGCGATATTGTACCTGAAAGGGGAGCTGGTGTTCAATGGCTTCTTGAATCGAGGTGACCACTTTCTCGCGATCTACTTCCAGAATCTGCTCATAAAACCAGTGTGCGGTAGGGGGCGTACGAACCTCAGACGGAAAGCTCAATACGCGGAATAAACCCTCCGACCAGTAAAATTCTTCCGTAGTAGTCGACCAATCGAAGGTACCAAATCGTAATAAAGATTCAGCTTCCCGAAGGTAGGCAGTACTATCATAAAGCTGAGACATACTGATAAGCTAAAAAGAAGCGACATTCGTGAAAAGGGCATACGCCTGCCTAAACAGGAGCATGCCCTTTTCACTTACGACAAGTGGTAATTTTTCATTTTGTTGTAAAGCGTTTTACGGTCAATGCCTAGCAATTGAGCAGCTTTACTTTTATTAAAATTGACCTGTTTAAGGGTCTTGAGAATCATATCGTACTCAGCCTCGAGTGCAGCCGAACGCAAATTGGGTTTTTCACCCTTAGGTACATCCGGAGCCACCAGGCTAACGGGTGGTTCACTGTAGTAGGTTTGTGGAGGAATAACCGGAATTTCCGGTACGTATACGGGCGTTACGGGTGGCGTATTGGTCTCCATGGATTGCAACTTGTTAAAGTGTACAATCTCAAAAGGAAGGTCTCTGGACTGGATAGCCTCGCTATCGGTAAGTAACGTAGCGCGTTTGATGACGTTACGCATTTCCCGAAGGTTACCCGGCCATTCGTAACGCATGAACAAATCTACGACATCATCGGCAAAGCCGCGTACTTGCTTGCCCAGCTCGCCATTGGTGGCTTGCAGAAAGTAATCGGCAAATACCAGGATATCGGCATTACGTTCGCGAAGCGGTGGTACATCGATGCTGAATTCGTTAAAGCGATAGTAAAGGTCTTCTCGGAATTTTCCTTTTTTAGCGGATTCAATCAGACGTTCGTTCGAGGCGACAATGATGCGTACATCGATAGGCGTTTCTTTCGTACCGCCTAGTCGGCGTAGTTTCCGTTCCTGTACCACCCGCAAAAGCGAAACTTGCACATCATAAGGTAAGTTACTCACTTCATCCAAGAAAAGAGTACCCCCGTGGGCTTGTTCAAAGTGACCAATTTTTTGGTTGAGGGCTCCGGTAAAAGCACCTTTTTCGTGCCCAAATAGCTCTGAACCCGCCAAGTCCTTGGAAATCGCTCCGCAATCCATGGCTACGAAAGGTCCGCTGGAGCGTTTACTACGTTTGTGAATTTCCTGAGCAACGGCTTCTTTGCCCGAGCCACTTTCGCCATAGATAATGACGCTATAGTTGGTTGGCGCTACCAGATCTACCTGACGATACAGGTATTTAGATTCTGGGCCATTGCCAAAAATATACTGTTCTGATCCGGTGGGACGTTTCGGAGCAGGCGTTGAAGATCCGGCTTCTCCGTTCACACTAGGTGCGGAGGGCTGAGCCGTACTTTGATCGAGTGCCTTCCGAATGGTCACTAAAATCTCATCCGGGAACAGAGGCTTCGTTACGTAGTCATACGCCCCCTGTTTCATCACGTTTACAGCGATTTTAATATCTGAATAACCCGTGATGACAATGACAGGTACGTGCGGAAACTGTTCCTTAATGCGAACGAGTAATTCGCCTCCGTCCATGTCTCCCAGACGGAAGTCCGTCATGACTAAGTCGGGCTTGAAATCAGTAAGGATTTCAAGACCTGAAGTTCCATTATGAGCAATGGCGACCTCGAAGCCGTTACGCCCCAAGAATCGCCGTAGAAGCAGACAAATGTCCGTATCGTCGTCAATTACTAATATTTTCTGCATAGAAAATCTACCATTACCCTCACTTGAACTAGAGCCTTATGGGTGTGAAATGCTCTTTTATTAACAACAAACGATTAGTATCTGCTTAACGATTAGATGCCCCGTCGGAATTGAGCGGACTGAATGCCCAGTTGATCGCGATATTTAGCGACCGTCCGACGTGAGATTTTATAGCCTTGCGTAGCCAGTAATCGCATCAGATCGAAGTCGTTGAATGGATTACGTTTGTCTTCGCAGGAAATATGCTCTACGAGTGCTTGCTGAATGGCTTTGTTTGAAACTTCGTGACCGTCTTCCGTTCGAATGCCTTCCGTAAATAAATCTTTCAGGTGAATCAGACCAAAAGGCGTTTGTACGTATTTACCCGACGTTACCCGTGAAATGGTAGAAATATCCATACCAATTCGATCTGCTACATCTTTGAGAATCATGGGTTTCAGGTTCCGCACATCACCCGTTTCGAAATAAGGCCGCTGTAACTCAACCAGCATTCGCATGGCTCGATGCATCGTATTTTCCCGTTGACGAATCGCGTCAACCAGCCATTGAGCCGATTGTAGCTTATTTTTCAGGTAAGTGGCGGCTCCGCGTTCACGACTGGTATCGACTAAACCGATAATCGAGCTATTTACCCGAATATCAGGCCAATTGCCGCGGTTGAGGGCTACTTCAATCCGTCCATAGTCGTCGTAATGTAAAACATAGTCAGGGATAATACCACGTTTCACGACTATTGAATCGTTATTCCCACCGACGATGGGTTTGGGATTGAGTTTACCAATTTCGGCAACTGCCATTCGTAACTCGTCCTGATCAATACTCAAATGCTTACAGATCTTTTCAAAGTTACGATTGGAAAGTTCAGTAAAGCATTCGCTGACAATATCCATGGCTCGCAGCGTTGCTGCAGTAGCCCGGCGGCTTTCTAGCTGAAGAAGCAGACATTCGCGTAAATCACGAGCTGCCAAACCGGCTGGTTCAAGCTCGTCATGAATGGCTGTGAGTACTTCTTCGACTTCTGAACCATCTACAAAAATTCCATGCCCGAACGAATAATCATCGGCTAACGCATCCGCATCGCTACGCAAGAAGCCATCATCGTCGAGGGAATCAATAATAAATTCGGCCAGAGCCCGCTGACGATCTTTCAGATTCATCCAGCGAATTTGTTCTTTAATTACTTCCCGCCAGGTTTCCTGTTCAACGATGGGTGACGAATACAGATCGTCTTCCGCATTGGGATCCTGGCTCAGCCGCGTTTTATATTCGGGAATATCATCGTTCGAAAATTCGTCCCAATCCCTATAGTCCTCAACGTTCGTCGGTGTTTCGTAATCGACCGTATGATCGTCCCGTTCGTCCGAGGAAAGTTCCATTTCGGCCTCATCGCTGGACTCCTTTTCGGCGGCACCTTCTTCTAGCAGCGGGTTTTCCTCTAATTCGTTGCGAAGGTGTTGCTCAAGCTCCAGCGTAGAAAGTTGTAAAAAATTTAAAAACTGTATCTGCTGAGGAGCTACCCGTAGGGTTTGTTTCTGAGTTTGAGAGAGGTTGACAGAAGTGCTCATATGTGGTTTGGATCGTTTAAGGCGGTAACTGAAGTACTATACCTATTCATAAAGTCAAGCCACACGAGACCTATTCAGCCAAATCCTGCATCTTCGAACCGGATTTTAAGTACCTAGCACATTTTTTTTGTTGATAATCAAGCCGTTTTTGTACGAATGGGACCGACGAGTTTATTTTTTTACTTGACCTTTCTCTTTTCTTTTGGCGGAAAGCTACCTTTTTTTGCCTCCTCTTATTTCCCCAAACTGTAGAAATATAACCACTCGTCTGGTTTTCGATTTAGTAAATGAAGTCTTCGAACGTCTGGCTACTCAATATTGCTGCTGCTTCTGCCATTGCCATACTG contains:
- a CDS encoding winged helix-turn-helix transcriptional regulator, whose product is MFQLEEELPLSAQACTNKLASIGDALYVIGGKWKLRIILALQEGKKRFNEIQRAVEGISARVLSHELKELEINGFIKRVVYTETPVVIEYELTQYSDTLQDVLESLSKWGEMHRRRIMHVPVNE
- a CDS encoding hybrid sensor histidine kinase/response regulator, which codes for MNNVTKVLIVDDDEDDYLLTSDYLRDIPGSQFALEWANSYSSALEKLKTSNPQIAFVDFFLGAKTGLDLIEEVHAIGLSTPMVLLTGRGDRKVDEEATKRGAVDYLVKRDLNAEKLERCIRYALERAATLNTLRESERRYRSLFNQLREMIFLASPSGEFLYVNPNGSELLGYTPEDFTQKRMPELFESTERYAIFSSILDQFGEIEDFEVALLTSQGEKRYCTIYASVQSDGFGVRQIQGIVHDITARKKAERDTLLTEKLAATARLVRTLAHEVRNPLTNINLSADELLTGMEDDTLLMYPQIIKRNSQRINDLISELLNSSRQAEINLADFSIHQILDETLALAMDRVQLKNITLQKDYGEDCFVKVDKEKIKIAILNIIVNAIEAMEPEIGILHVQNHVAGDFCYVTIEDNGSGIPAENLGRLFEPYFTSKNNGIGLGLAATLSIVQSHKARIDVESEVGVGTAFTISFPLAGTEAEDF
- a CDS encoding response regulator, whose amino-acid sequence is MKHNLKKPVVLLIADDDEEDREMTREAFEGNFVFSQIQMVTDGLALIDYLFRQGIYVDPERSPRPGLILLDLNMPRMDGRQALQHIKSHPELRSIPVIVLTTSHAEEDIFKSYNLGVNCFISKPISAKDFIEVAQSIGRYWFETVLLPSPSK
- a CDS encoding sensor histidine kinase; this translates as MSQLYDSTAYLREAESLLRFGTFDWSTTTEEFYWSEGLFRVLSFPSEVRTPPTAHWFYEQILEVDREKVVTSIQEAIEHQLPFQVQYRILDYTGHELVLMSRGNVLVSPETPDVRLVGITADLTAHYLFEQELKSKMDALDRSNFELEQFAYIASHDLQEPLRKITSFGERLTSRYQENLGEEGKHYLSRMLGATQRMKLLIESLLGYSRISRPEEPFTPVNLNEVVKNVLSDFELRLTETEAEVEVGPLPTLSSLPTQMHQLFQNLLSNALKFTSPDRKPRLRILSSLLNRQEIAEHRFVPGTIYHKITVSDNGIGFEPGQSEQIFTLFKRLHGRSEYEGAGMGLAICKRIVENHGGIIYAQSEPGQGASFVLIFPQQQKASVK
- a CDS encoding sigma-54-dependent transcriptional regulator, whose protein sequence is MQKILVIDDDTDICLLLRRFLGRNGFEVAIAHNGTSGLEILTDFKPDLVMTDFRLGDMDGGELLVRIKEQFPHVPVIVITGYSDIKIAVNVMKQGAYDYVTKPLFPDEILVTIRKALDQSTAQPSAPSVNGEAGSSTPAPKRPTGSEQYIFGNGPESKYLYRQVDLVAPTNYSVIIYGESGSGKEAVAQEIHKRSKRSSGPFVAMDCGAISKDLAGSELFGHEKGAFTGALNQKIGHFEQAHGGTLFLDEVSNLPYDVQVSLLRVVQERKLRRLGGTKETPIDVRIIVASNERLIESAKKGKFREDLYYRFNEFSIDVPPLRERNADILVFADYFLQATNGELGKQVRGFADDVVDLFMRYEWPGNLREMRNVIKRATLLTDSEAIQSRDLPFEIVHFNKLQSMETNTPPVTPVYVPEIPVIPPQTYYSEPPVSLVAPDVPKGEKPNLRSAALEAEYDMILKTLKQVNFNKSKAAQLLGIDRKTLYNKMKNYHLS
- the rpoN gene encoding RNA polymerase factor sigma-54 gives rise to the protein MSTSVNLSQTQKQTLRVAPQQIQFLNFLQLSTLELEQHLRNELEENPLLEEGAAEKESSDEAEMELSSDERDDHTVDYETPTNVEDYRDWDEFSNDDIPEYKTRLSQDPNAEDDLYSSPIVEQETWREVIKEQIRWMNLKDRQRALAEFIIDSLDDDGFLRSDADALADDYSFGHGIFVDGSEVEEVLTAIHDELEPAGLAARDLRECLLLQLESRRATAATLRAMDIVSECFTELSNRNFEKICKHLSIDQDELRMAVAEIGKLNPKPIVGGNNDSIVVKRGIIPDYVLHYDDYGRIEVALNRGNWPDIRVNSSIIGLVDTSRERGAATYLKNKLQSAQWLVDAIRQRENTMHRAMRMLVELQRPYFETGDVRNLKPMILKDVADRIGMDISTISRVTSGKYVQTPFGLIHLKDLFTEGIRTEDGHEVSNKAIQQALVEHISCEDKRNPFNDFDLMRLLATQGYKISRRTVAKYRDQLGIQSAQFRRGI